The Triticum aestivum cultivar Chinese Spring chromosome 7B, IWGSC CS RefSeq v2.1, whole genome shotgun sequence genome window below encodes:
- the LOC123160711 gene encoding uncharacterized protein isoform X2: protein MFQLRARDLSFLVHSPPCLPAPRVSPLFALRRNLSATTSASPGPFAAEDYLVATCGVPRAQAVKAAKKISHLKSSSKPDAVVAFLSGLGVPRSDIAAIVAVDPWFLCASVERTLAPRVTELRELGLSRSEVARLIPLALCSFRSSSLRGNLDFWLSVFGSYEKLLKALKMNSGLLAADLEKVAKPNLALLQQCGLSPSVFSEPFISRVLIRTPKKVQDALVHIDKFGVSQNSRMFLYALVAFTVQSPEKLTDKIGVLETLGWSQGDVLLAVKTMPGILTISEERLQKNVHFLTKVAGLEISYIAQRPVLLKYSLERRLFPRFVHPYKERLPGLADVYASSCAGKLHMELLSENTKQN from the exons ATGTTCCAACTCCGAGCGCGTGACCTCTCTTTCCTCGTCCACTCACCACCCTGTCTCCCCGCTCCCCGCGTCTCTCCCCTCTTCGCCCTTCGCCGCAACCTCTCCGCCACCACATCCGCTTCACCAGGCCCTTTCGCCGCCGAGGACTACCTGGTCGCCACCTGCGGCGTTCCCCGCGCGCAAGCCGTCAAGGCAGCGAAGAAGATATCCCACCTGAAGTCCTCCTCGAAGCCCGACGCGGTCGTCGCCTTCCTCTCCGGCCTCGGCGTCCCCCGCTCCGacatcgccgccatcgtcgccgtcgacCCGTGGTTCCTCTGCGCCAGCGTGGAGAGGACCCTGGCGCCCCGAGTCACCGAGCTGAGGGAGCTCGGCCTCTCGCGCTCCGAGGTCGCGCGCCTCATCCCGCTCGCCCTGTGCTCCTTCCGCAGCAGCTCCCTCAGGGGCAACCTCGACTTCTGGCTCTCGGTCTTCGGCTCCTACGAGAAGCTCCTCAAGGCCCTCAAGATGAActccggcctcctcgccgccgacctcgAGAAGGTGGCCAAGCCGAATCTGGCCCTCCTCCAGCAATGCGGGCTAAGTCCCTCTGTCTTCTCGGAGCCCTTCATTTCCCGGGTGCTCATCAGGACCCCCAAGAAAGTCCAGGACGCTTTGGTGCACATTGACAAGTTTGGGGTGTCGCAGAACTCGCGGATGTTCCTCTACGCGCTTGTGGCGTTCACTGTGCAGAGTCCGGAGAAGCTCACCGACAAAATCGGAGTCCTGGAGACGCTTGGTTGGTCGCAGGGTGATGTGCTGCTAGCTGTGAAGACGATGCCGGGTATCCTGACCATATCCGAGGAGAGGCTGCAGAAAAATGTGCATTTCCTCACAAAGGTTGCTGGGCTGGAGATATCTTACATTGCTCAAAGACCGGTGCTGCTCAAGTATAGCCTTGAGCGCCGTTTGTTTCCTAG GTTCGTGCATCCTTACAAGGAGAGGCTTCCAGGCCTTGCTGATGTTTATGCTTCAAGCTGTGCTGGGAAACTACACATGGAGTTGCTATCAGAGAACACAAAACAAAACTAG
- the LOC123160711 gene encoding uncharacterized protein isoform X1: MFQLRARDLSFLVHSPPCLPAPRVSPLFALRRNLSATTSASPGPFAAEDYLVATCGVPRAQAVKAAKKISHLKSSSKPDAVVAFLSGLGVPRSDIAAIVAVDPWFLCASVERTLAPRVTELRELGLSRSEVARLIPLALCSFRSSSLRGNLDFWLSVFGSYEKLLKALKMNSGLLAADLEKVAKPNLALLQQCGLSPSVFSEPFISRVLIRTPKKVQDALVHIDKFGVSQNSRMFLYALVAFTVQSPEKLTDKIGVLETLGWSQGDVLLAVKTMPGILTISEERLQKNVHFLTKVAGLEISYIAQRPVLLKYSLERRLFPRYCLLKLLNTKGLLDLRFDYNAASLSEKKFLGRFVHPYKERLPGLADVYASSCAGKLHMELLSENTKQN; this comes from the coding sequence ATGTTCCAACTCCGAGCGCGTGACCTCTCTTTCCTCGTCCACTCACCACCCTGTCTCCCCGCTCCCCGCGTCTCTCCCCTCTTCGCCCTTCGCCGCAACCTCTCCGCCACCACATCCGCTTCACCAGGCCCTTTCGCCGCCGAGGACTACCTGGTCGCCACCTGCGGCGTTCCCCGCGCGCAAGCCGTCAAGGCAGCGAAGAAGATATCCCACCTGAAGTCCTCCTCGAAGCCCGACGCGGTCGTCGCCTTCCTCTCCGGCCTCGGCGTCCCCCGCTCCGacatcgccgccatcgtcgccgtcgacCCGTGGTTCCTCTGCGCCAGCGTGGAGAGGACCCTGGCGCCCCGAGTCACCGAGCTGAGGGAGCTCGGCCTCTCGCGCTCCGAGGTCGCGCGCCTCATCCCGCTCGCCCTGTGCTCCTTCCGCAGCAGCTCCCTCAGGGGCAACCTCGACTTCTGGCTCTCGGTCTTCGGCTCCTACGAGAAGCTCCTCAAGGCCCTCAAGATGAActccggcctcctcgccgccgacctcgAGAAGGTGGCCAAGCCGAATCTGGCCCTCCTCCAGCAATGCGGGCTAAGTCCCTCTGTCTTCTCGGAGCCCTTCATTTCCCGGGTGCTCATCAGGACCCCCAAGAAAGTCCAGGACGCTTTGGTGCACATTGACAAGTTTGGGGTGTCGCAGAACTCGCGGATGTTCCTCTACGCGCTTGTGGCGTTCACTGTGCAGAGTCCGGAGAAGCTCACCGACAAAATCGGAGTCCTGGAGACGCTTGGTTGGTCGCAGGGTGATGTGCTGCTAGCTGTGAAGACGATGCCGGGTATCCTGACCATATCCGAGGAGAGGCTGCAGAAAAATGTGCATTTCCTCACAAAGGTTGCTGGGCTGGAGATATCTTACATTGCTCAAAGACCGGTGCTGCTCAAGTATAGCCTTGAGCGCCGTTTGTTTCCTAGGTACTGCTTGCTTAAGCTACTCAACACGAAGGGATTGCTGGATCTCCGATTTGATTACAATGCCGCCTCACTGTCCGAGAAGAAGTTTCTTGGCAGGTTCGTGCATCCTTACAAGGAGAGGCTTCCAGGCCTTGCTGATGTTTATGCTTCAAGCTGTGCTGGGAAACTACACATGGAGTTGCTATCAGAGAACACAAAACAAAACTAG